Proteins from a genomic interval of Paenibacillus lentus:
- a CDS encoding carbohydrate ABC transporter permease — MIGSKRKLWILDVLMLPFGLLTFFPFYIIIVNTFKSELETATKPISLPSSWNFSNYARVFEETPILRSFGNSLFLTVTAVILMVLIGAMAAYPIVYNRTRVNRVIMGYLLLGFMVPFQTLLVPLFQLMTNLKLVDKLYGLTTMYLGGSVFVFFLILGYMKTIPKDLSEAAIIDGCSIWGIFWKIILPLLQPITVTCAVLQTMWIWNDFLSPMLFLSSRENTTLVLEIYKAKGEFAVNWPMFMTMTVITLAPVFVFFIAMQKQIVEGIVGGAVKG; from the coding sequence ATGATAGGATCCAAACGGAAATTATGGATACTGGATGTTCTTATGCTTCCTTTCGGACTGCTCACCTTTTTCCCTTTTTACATTATTATCGTCAACACGTTTAAAAGTGAGCTCGAGACAGCGACGAAACCAATCAGCTTGCCTTCAAGCTGGAACTTCTCGAATTATGCCAGGGTCTTTGAGGAGACGCCAATACTGCGCAGCTTCGGCAACAGCTTGTTTCTGACCGTAACGGCCGTTATCCTGATGGTGCTGATCGGAGCCATGGCAGCGTATCCGATCGTGTATAACCGGACTCGCGTAAACCGGGTCATTATGGGATACCTGTTGCTTGGGTTCATGGTTCCGTTTCAGACGCTGCTCGTGCCGCTGTTCCAGTTGATGACCAACTTGAAGCTGGTGGATAAGCTGTATGGATTAACGACGATGTATTTAGGGGGCTCGGTGTTTGTCTTCTTCCTGATCCTGGGGTATATGAAGACCATTCCGAAGGATTTGTCGGAGGCGGCCATTATCGATGGCTGCTCGATCTGGGGCATATTCTGGAAGATTATCCTGCCCCTGCTGCAGCCGATTACGGTCACCTGTGCCGTGCTGCAGACGATGTGGATTTGGAACGATTTCCTGTCCCCGATGCTGTTCCTAAGCTCCCGGGAGAATACAACGCTCGTTCTGGAGATCTACAAAGCTAAGGGAGAATTCGCGGTTAACTGGCCGATGTTCATGACGATGACCGTCATTACCCTTGCTCCTGTGTTTGTATTCTTTATCGCCATGCAGAAGCAAATCGTAGAGGGGATCGTAGGTGGGGCAGTGAAAGGGTAG
- a CDS encoding DUF4179 domain-containing protein, whose protein sequence is MKIYDLDKKLREIGREELNQVPEIIRQRQDQVYASLPHHPVENKTGHNIRSRIMRKFWAATAAAVILVFIGGLSGVMMSPALANSLKSLPLISNIFKLVDDLGLQTAEEQGLVEETKASVTHEGVTLHVPQVIFDGLRLSLAVQREGDHFPSAILDSEVVGEGVNAEVIHQRGEIKDFKMFINGKPTHEYKGNQRIGLSGLPTEDPHSAIFRLTAHSGPGESAYSLPDQFTLTAQFWLEGTKEPFVFELPVRKQTKTTSFSPKEVRSWRNVTVTLDEIQFTPLTTKVILNLEPEDGSREAYQNLIFELWDGQGNPVNFVGGMGALGEAGESRSELLFDRFKEAPSTVTLKAFLPEMVDPSAESGLFKLDQNGELVKQYLKELEMSVQVNQNDIEKLYNLSK, encoded by the coding sequence ATGAAAATATATGATCTCGATAAAAAGCTTCGGGAAATCGGCAGAGAAGAACTAAACCAAGTACCGGAGATCATTCGTCAACGTCAGGATCAAGTTTACGCTTCCCTGCCCCATCATCCGGTAGAGAACAAAACCGGGCATAACATTCGCAGCCGCATCATGCGCAAATTTTGGGCCGCTACAGCCGCTGCCGTCATCCTTGTCTTTATCGGGGGACTCAGCGGTGTAATGATGTCCCCAGCGTTGGCAAATTCATTGAAAAGCCTGCCGCTCATCAGCAATATCTTTAAACTGGTTGACGATTTGGGACTACAAACAGCAGAGGAGCAAGGACTGGTTGAGGAAACAAAAGCCAGTGTGACCCATGAAGGAGTTACTCTACATGTGCCCCAGGTGATCTTTGACGGACTTCGCCTATCTCTGGCGGTTCAGCGAGAAGGAGATCATTTTCCCAGCGCTATTCTGGATTCCGAGGTCGTCGGAGAAGGCGTGAATGCGGAAGTGATCCACCAAAGAGGCGAAATCAAAGATTTCAAAATGTTCATCAACGGAAAACCTACCCACGAATATAAGGGAAACCAACGCATCGGTTTGAGCGGGCTACCGACAGAAGATCCTCATTCAGCGATTTTCCGGTTAACTGCCCATTCCGGTCCGGGGGAATCGGCATATTCTCTGCCAGATCAATTTACACTGACAGCTCAATTTTGGCTGGAGGGTACCAAGGAGCCATTTGTATTCGAGCTGCCTGTTCGCAAGCAGACGAAGACAACGAGTTTCTCCCCTAAAGAAGTGAGAAGCTGGAGAAATGTTACCGTCACACTGGACGAAATTCAATTTACCCCCCTGACAACGAAGGTGATTTTAAATCTAGAGCCAGAGGATGGATCGAGAGAAGCTTATCAGAACTTAATATTCGAGCTATGGGATGGGCAAGGAAATCCCGTGAATTTTGTCGGTGGCATGGGTGCACTCGGTGAAGCTGGAGAAAGCCGGAGTGAACTGTTATTTGACCGCTTCAAGGAAGCTCCAAGTACAGTAACGCTGAAAGCATTTCTCCCGGAAATGGTCGACCCTTCGGCCGAATCGGGTCTGTTCAAGCTCGATCAGAATGGAGAACTGGTCAAACAATACCTGAAAGAACTTGAAATGAGCGTACAAGTAAATCAGAACGATATAGAGAAACTGTACAACCTGTCCAAATAA
- a CDS encoding DUF4179 domain-containing protein, whose amino-acid sequence MKKVYKVMTTAALASLILGGAALGTATANVSNPTLPAPKSVAAQTSAQNPSVTHNGITLSVSKALYDGNYIGITVNRSGGGLTSGITEGNFDAQAEDYAFAKGAIKDIQIFMNGKNIYDMGDGKLHKRPSLGWAQGSNPDVAEIKIVDPTWLGDHLNELAFSNQFKLTVKITLEGVDKPYTLEMPMQQSVEKATALKPNMTKKHGNLSVTLSKLNLTSDSSRIQLIEKGLDKDKHSGIIYEFVDDEGNIIEQISGFGTNDNNNNGHWYHNFVIDALSKNTESITVKAFTPEMETPGATSGSFKRDENGNLIKNYIKNLEMTVKVKK is encoded by the coding sequence ATGAAAAAGGTATACAAAGTGATGACAACAGCCGCTTTAGCAAGTTTGATTTTGGGTGGAGCGGCTTTGGGAACAGCGACAGCGAATGTATCAAATCCAACCCTTCCTGCTCCTAAGAGCGTAGCGGCACAAACGTCGGCGCAAAATCCTAGTGTAACCCACAACGGCATTACGCTGAGCGTAAGTAAGGCATTGTATGACGGCAACTATATCGGTATTACCGTAAATCGAAGCGGCGGGGGATTGACTTCAGGAATAACCGAAGGAAATTTTGATGCACAGGCCGAGGATTATGCATTTGCAAAAGGAGCCATTAAGGATATTCAAATTTTTATGAATGGCAAAAACATTTATGACATGGGCGATGGAAAGCTGCATAAAAGGCCTAGCCTCGGTTGGGCACAAGGCTCCAACCCGGATGTAGCGGAAATTAAAATTGTCGATCCAACCTGGCTGGGAGATCATCTCAACGAGCTCGCCTTTTCAAATCAATTCAAGCTTACCGTCAAGATTACGCTGGAAGGTGTAGACAAACCTTATACATTAGAAATGCCGATGCAGCAAAGCGTAGAGAAAGCAACGGCCTTGAAGCCAAATATGACCAAAAAACACGGAAACCTAAGCGTCACCTTGAGCAAGCTTAATCTGACCTCGGATTCTTCCCGTATTCAATTGATTGAGAAAGGCTTAGACAAAGATAAGCATTCGGGCATCATTTATGAGTTTGTAGATGACGAAGGTAATATTATTGAACAAATTTCCGGCTTTGGAACAAACGACAACAACAATAATGGGCATTGGTACCACAATTTCGTGATCGATGCCCTGAGTAAAAACACCGAGTCGATCACGGTCAAAGCTTTTACTCCTGAAATGGAAACGCCAGGAGCAACATCAGGCAGCTTTAAGCGAGATGAAAACGGCAATTTGATAAAAAATTATATTAAAAATCTCGAAATGACTGTGAAGGTGAAAAAGTAA